CGGCTTCGCGGACGTGGCCGGTGCAGCGGACGGTAACGGTGGTCTCGGGAGTAGTTTCGCCGGTGTGATCGACATCGGTCGCCTGGTCGTGGGTAGCTTCGGCCGTCATATCCGGTCGTACGACGTTGCGGGGCGAAAACTCGACTCCGAACGTGTTCGGGAGTAATCGAACGACGATCGAGAGCGAACGATCGCGTATGAACCGGATGCCTGGCGGGTTACGGACCGATCAGCAACCGCCGACGGCGATCCCGTTTCGCCACTTCGTGCTCGCGCTGGCGTTTCTGGTCGCCGGTGTCGTCGGCGGAACGGTCCTGACCGTCACGACGCTGCCCGGACTGTCCGAGCTCGCGTTCGTCCACGTCGTTCTGCTGGGGTGGATCGCCGTGACGATCATGGGCGCGATGACCCAGTTCGTCCCCGTCTGGTCGGGCGTCTCGATCCACTCGCGCCGGCTCGCCGTCGCACAACTGTGGCTCGTCGTCGTCGGCCTGCTGGGCTTCGCCGGCGCCCTGCTCGCCGGCGAACTCGTGTGGCTTCCGGTCGTCGCCGCGCCAATCCTGCTCGGTATCTGGCTGTTCGTCTACAACGTCGGCCGGACGCTGCTGGGCGCGCGGCCGCTCGGCTTTACGGAGCGCCACTTCGCGCTCGCGCTCGCGTGTTTCGCCCTCGTCGCACCGCTGGGGTACCTGCTCGCGGTCGATTTCACGCGCCCGGCGTTCGACGCGGTGGCGCTCGTTCGCGGCGACGTCCGCCTGCTGCACGCCACGCTCGCGCTGTACGGGGCGCTGCTCGCGACCGTCCTCGGCGCGCTCCTCCAGCTCACGAAGATGTTCGCCCAGTGGGAGCTCGGCGCGCTCGAGGACCGCCTCCTGCAACTCGAGCAGGCCCTCTTTCCGACCGGCCTCCTCGCGTTCACGGTCGGACGCGCAGCCGGTACTGACCTCGTCGCGCAGGTCGGTGCGATGGCTCTGCTGGCCGGCCTCGTCGCGTTCACGGTCGTCGTCGTCCGCGCGCTCGCGGGATCAACCGCTGAGCGCTCGCCCATGACCGACCGGTACTGGGTCGTCGTCGCGTCGCTGTACGCGTGGGCGTTCCTGACGGTTCCGGCGTGGTGGCTCGAGCCGACCGGCGAGACGGTGTTCGGTCACCCCGACGCGGCGAACGTCCTGATCTTCGGCGTCTTCGGCTTCGTCGTCGTCGGCTCGCTCTACCACATCGTTCCCTTCATCATCTGGCACGAACGGTACAGCGACCGGCTAGGGTTCGAACAGGTCCCGATGATCGACGACCTCTACGACGACCGCCTCGAGCGGGCGGACTTCGCGCTCACGGTCGTCGCGCTCGTCGGACTCGCGACCGCGCCGCTGTTCGACCTGCCGGCCGCCGTCACGGTCGGAAGTGCAGTCCTCGGGACGGCCGGCGTCGTCCTGTTCGTCTCGAACGTGCTACTGACGATCCACCGGCACGGGCCGAACGGGCTCGCTGGCGTTCTCATGACCGGAGACCGGCTCGAGTCCGAGGAGGGTGCGGACGACCTCGAGGACGGCGTCGGCGACCTCGGCGATGTCGAGGTTGAGGGCGACTAAGGCTGCTGAAACGGCCTCGAAAGCCGAGGGCCGGTTACTGAACGCCCCCTTCCGATCTCGACCCGACTCGAATCAGCGAGTGAATCTTGTCGTAGCGAATGCTGGCCCCCTCGAGGGTCTGACCGTCGAGCTCGAGATAGCCGGGTTCGAAGCCGGTGACTTTCCCCTCGTGTTCGGGGTCGTCGGACCCGGTCCGGTCGGCCTCCCAGATTTGGACGACGTCGCCGACGTCGACGTGCTCCTGCACGAGTGCTTTGGCTCGCGAGTCGTCGGCGTCGGGCGGAATCGTAAGCTCGGTCATCGTCCCGGTCCACGCCGGCCACGGGGGTAAACGCCGTCGCGTCAGGTGACGGGCGCTTTTGAGGCCACGCGTCTCGGTCGCGGTCGCTGTCTCCGCGAGGGTCACTCCCACTGCGTCGAGATATACAGCAGCGCGATCAAACAGAGGATCACGATGACGAACAGCGCCACCGTCATCACGAACGGATCGAGCATAGCGGAGGTTCGGAGGGGGCGATGAAAGTGCTGTCGATCATCCGACGGCAGTTCCGTTCCGTCGGTTTTTGTACGATCGAGACAAACTACCGACAATGAAAGTCATCAAGGACAGCGTTCACGACCACCTTCAGGTCGAGGGCGTCGCGCGGGACCTCCTCGATACGCCGCCCGTCCAGCGGCTCCGGGGCATCCGCCAACTCGGCACCGTCTCGCTCGTCTATCCCTCCGCGAACCACACCCGCTTCGAGCACAGCCTCGGCGTCTACCATCTCGCCTGCAAGGCCCTCGAGCAGCTCAACGTCGAGGGGGCGCAGGCCGAACGCGTCCGGGCCGCCGCCCTGCTGCACGACGTCGGCCACGGGCCGTTCAGCCACAACCTCGAGCCGCTGACCCACCGGCGGACGGGCCGGTACCACGACGACGTCGACCACCTGATCGCGGACGGCGCGGTCGGCGACGTCCTTCGGGACCACGACCTCGAGCCCGAGCGGATCGCGGGGCTGATCGCCGGCGAGGGCCGGTTCGGCCAGCTCGTCTCGGGCGAACTCGACGTCGACCGGATGGACTACCTCGTCCGGGACGCCCACCACACCGGCGTTCCCTACGGGACGATCGACCACGAGCGGCTGGTCCGGGAACTCACCTTCGTCGACGGCGAACTCGTCCTCGACGAGGGGAACGTCCAGGCCGCCGAGAGCCTGCTGGTCGCGCGGGCGCTGATGAACCCGACCGTCTACAGCCACAGCGTCGCCCGGATCAGCAAGGCGATGTTGCGGCGGGCGGCCGAGCGGCTGCTCGAGCGGACCGACACGGACGCCGAGACGCTACAGCGGATGGACGACGCCGACCTGATCGTCGCCTTGCGCTCCTGTGAGGACACGCAGGAGTTCTCCCGCCGGCTGGACGAACGCGATCTGTTCAAGCGGGCGGTGTGGGCCGAGATCGACGACGTCCCCGGCGGCGTGATCGAGAGCGACCACGGGGCGGTCCGCGAGTTCGAGCGCGAGATCGCCGAGCGAGCCGCGGTCGATCAAGAGTGTGTCATCCTCGATATCCCGGGCCGACCGTCGATGACGGAGTCGACGACGCGCGTGATGGTCAACGGCGACATCCGCCAGTTGGGCCAGCAGTCGCCGCTCGTGGAAGCCCTGCGCGCGGCTCAGTACTCCCAGTGGCGCCTCGGCGTCTACTCGCCGCCCGAAATGCGCGAGCGCGTCGGCCGGGCTGCCGTCGACGTGCTCGGCCTCGATATCGAGGGCGCGCTGGTCAGCGAAGTGCGGGACGGACTGGATACGACACTGGATCAGTTCGTGGACGACTAACGGCGGCGAACGGAGAATTCGAACGTCAGGACCGCAGCGCCTCGACCCGCTCGAGCGTGTCCGCGTCCTCGGGTTCCTTATCAGAGCGGACCGCCAGGAATCGCGGGAATCGCAGTGCATAGCCCGACGAGTAGGTCGGCGAGGTCTGGATCTCCTCGTAACCCACCTCGAAGACGACCGCCGGCTCGAGGTCGACGTCTTGGCCGTCCTCCGCGGCGATGTGGGGCTCGAGCAGCTCCGTCAGCTCTTCGAGCTTCTCGTCCGTGATGCCGGTCGCGACCTTGCCGACGGTCTCTAAGTCGTCGCCGTCCCGCACCGAGAGTTCGAAGGTCCCGAGGAAGTTTGCGCGCCGACCTTCGCCCCACTCGGCGCCGGTGACCACGCAGTCTACGGTCTCGACGTCGGGCTTGCGCTTGCGCCAGTGTTTCCCCCGGCGGCCCGGCGAGTACGTCGACTCGGGATTCTTGAGCATGATCCCCTCGTGACCGGCCTCGAGGGCGTCGGCGTCGATCGCCTCGATTTCGTCGGGGTCGTCGGTGGTCCAGAGCAGGGAGAGGCCTTCGACGTCGCGCTCGTCTTCCGTCTCGGTTACGGCGTCGGGATCCTCCGCCAGCACCGCCCGCAGCCTGTCGTGGCGCGCCGTCAGCGGCTCCTCGAGCAGATCCTCGCCGCCTGCGTGCAGACAGTCGAAGAAGACGGGTCGGACGGTGACCTCCTCGCGGGCCTTCTCGACGTCGTGCTTCCGGCGGAACCGCTTGAGCACCTCCTGGAAGGGGAGCGGCCCCCCGTCGTCGTCGACGGCGACGACCTCGCCGTCGAGGATGACCGGTTCCTCGAGCGTCTCGTCGGCGTACTCGAGGACTTCGGGGAGGGCGTCGGTGACTTCCTCCATGTTGCGGGAGAAGACGCGGGTCGTATCGTCGTCGGGGGCGTGATGCAGTTGAATGCGAGCCCCGTCGTACTTCCACTCCACGGCGGCCTCGTCCCACTCCTCGAGCGCGTCGGTGACGGTGCCGGCCTGCGCGAGCATCGTCTGGACGGGCCGGCCGATCTCGAGATCGATTGCCTCGAGCCCCTCGAGTCCCTCGTCGCGGGCGATGCGGGCGACCTCGCCGTAGTCGTTCGAGACCTGCAGGGCCCGTTCGACCTCCTCCTCGGGGACGTCGAAGGCCTCGGCGACGGCGTCTCGGACGGCCCCCTCGCCGACGCCGATGCGCATCTCCGAGAGGACGAGTCGCGCGAGGTAGCGGGCTTCCTCGCTCGAGCAGCGGTTAAAGAGGCCGAAGAGGAGGTCGACCTTGCGGTCCTGGCTGCCCGATCCTTCGGCGGCCGCGAGGTCGCAGAGGGTCTCGTAGACTTCGCGGACGGTGAGGTCGTCCTCGCCGCCGTCGCCGCCGGTGAACGCGCCCAGGCCCTGCTGGCCGCCGAAGTCGTAGCTGGCCGCCACGTCGCCGATCTCGCCCGTCTCCGCGAGCCGGTCCTCGACGTCGTCGGCGTCGACGTTCGTCCCGGCTGCGCGGGCGATCGCCTCGTAGCACGCGCTCGGGCCGATGTCGAGCGTCGTCGAGTCCCACGCGGGGAAGACCCGTCCCTGGACGAACCGGGCGACGATCTCGAGGTCGGCTTCCGCGTCGCGGAGCAGGTCGGTGACGTGCGCGACGATCTCGAGGTCCGCGGGCTCGGCTTCGATCGCGGCGGCGCGGTCGGCGAACGTGGCGAACTGCATCGGCGGACGCTACTGCCGGCGGGAGTAAAACGGTTCTGAGACGCGGGCGACCACCGTTCGCGAGTGCGGGCCTGCGAGTAATCCCTCGGCTGTGCCTCGTGGCGAACGGACTCGAGGGGCGGATTTAAAGGCGGTCGCGTCCGCACTCTCGAGTAAGACAATGCCCGAGGAAGAACTCGCGTCGCGGGTCGCAGACGTGCTTTCGGTCGACGCCGAGGCGTATCAAGCGCAGGCTGCGGCCGACGCCGAGGTCATCAAGGAGGGAGTCGAGGACGGCGTCTTCGACAACCCCCAAGCGATCGTCGGCCTCGAGTACGAGTTCTACGCGGTCAAGGACGACGACTGTGCGCTCCGACGGGTGCCCCGGCGGCTGCTCGAACTCATCGGGTTCGAGAAGGAACTCGGGCTGCACAACGCGGAGATGACGACCAGCCCGCAGCCGCTGAACGCCGACGGGATCGTCGCCCAGGAGTCGGAGGTCAAGGCCCGGCTCCGGACGGCGCTGACGGTCTCCGAGTCGGAGGGGATGCGGCTGGTCAGCGACGGGCTCTGGACGATCCCGCCGGAGGGCGAGGACGCGCGGACCTACCTGACCGACAGCGTCGAGCGGACGGCGACCGCCGAGGACGGCAGCGAGCGTTCGATCCGCGTCGCGACGAACATGAGCGACTCGGCCCGGTACCACGCGATGGCCAACACCGACCAGGCCCAGGCTGCGGGGATGCGCATCGAGGCGCCCCACGTCTCCCTGCAGGCCGACACCGTCATGCCCGAGAGCCTCATCACGTCGATCCAGCCCCACTACCAGGTCCCCCACGCGGCCGATCTCCCGGACTACTTCAACTACGCGCTGCGCATCGCGGGGCCGCTGCTCGCGCTCGGCGTCAACTCGCCGTTCTTCCCGCCGGACCTCTACGACGAGGACGCGAGTCCCGAGGACGTCCTCGCGGACGGCTGGATGGAACACCGTATCAGCGTCTTCGAGACCGTCCTGAACGATCCCACCACCGGCGAGGGGAAAGTGCGATTCCCCCGCGATCTGGCGACCGTCGACGAGGCGATCGATCGCGTCGCGGGCGACGACACGATCGTCCCGATGCCCGTCGAGGAGGGCGAGCGGTTCGACGACCAGTTCCCCCACTTCCGGCGCAAGCACGGCACCTACTGGCGGTGGGTCCGGCCGGTTTTCGGCGGCCCGACCCGTTCGGCGGCCAACGCCCGCATCGAGTTCCGCCCCATCCCCGCTCAACCCACGGTGCGCGACGGCACCGCCTTCCTCGCCGCCTTCGCCGGCCTGCTCCAGAGTCTCACCCGCCTCGAGCACCCCGTCCGCGAACTCGACTGGCCGGTCGCCCGCGAGAACTTCTACGCCGCGATGGTCGACGGCCTCGAGGCCGACCTGACCTGGATCACCAACGACGGCAAGGAGACGACCGACACCCTCGAGCTCTACGAGGACCTGCTCGCCCACGCCGAGGACGGACTGACCTATCGCGGCCTGAACGAGGAGGAAGCCGCGAAGTACCTCTATCCGCTTCGGCGGCGGGTCCGCCAGCGCGTGACGCCGGCGAGCTGGAAACGCGAGCAGGTTCGCGCCGAGGTCGAGGACGGCGCGTCCCTCGCCGAGGCGATCACGACGATGCAGCGGCAGTACGTCGACCGCCAGCGCGAGACGCTGCTCGAGGGGAGTTTCGCGGACTGGATCGGCGACTGAGTCCGAGTGCGGACCGGCCCGGCGGGAGCCCCACGGCCGACGAGCGGCCGCTCGCGAACAGCCAAAAGCGATTAAGTAGCCACGCTCGAGAGTGTAGCGTATGGTAACCTTCCTCTCCGGGGGCACCGGGACGCCGAAGTTGTTAGACGGCGCTGGGGCCGTGTTTTCGCCGGAGGAGACGACGATCGTCGCCAATACGGGCGACGACATCGAGATCGGCGGCCTGTTCGTGTCGCCGGACGTCGACACGCTGCTCTTTCAGGGCGGGGGCGTCCTCGACCGCGAGACGTGGTGGGGGATCGCGGGCGACACGCACCGGACGAATTCGGCGCTGATGGAGCTCGCCGACGCCGCGGGGCTCCCCGAGGGGCCGCAGTACCTCCCCGAAGACGCACAGACGGCGGGGCGGGACATCGCGAACTGGCGGCGCTTCTCCGGGATCGCCGAGTTCATGACCATCGGCGACCGCGACCGGGCCGTCCACATCACGCGCACCAGCCTCCTCGATCAGGGCCACACGCTGAGCGAGGCCACCCAGCGCCTCGCCGACGCCTTCGATCTCTCCGTCGACCTCCTCCCGATGAGCGACGACCCCGTGGCCAGCCTCGTCCACACCGACGAGGGCATGATGCACTTCCAGGAGTACTGGGTCGGCCGCCGCGGCGAGCCCGACGTCGAGAACGTCGAGTTCCGCGGCTCCTCGACCGCCGAGCCCGCGCCCGGCGTCCTCGAGGCGCTCGAAGACACGGTCGTCATCGGGCCGTCGAACCCGGTCACGAGCATCGGTCCGATGCTCGCGCTGCCGGGGGTCGCGGATTCGCTCGCACAGACGACGGTCGTCGCGGTGTCGCCGTTCCTCGGGGACGAGGCCTTCTCCGGGCCGGCAGAGGACCTGATGGAGGCGGTCAACGCCGAGCCGAGCACCGAGGGGCTGGCGACCGCGTACCCCTTTGCCGACGCCTACATCGTCGACGAGGGCGACGACGTCGAGTTCGACCGGCCGACGATCCAGACTGATATCAAGATTGACTCGCCCGAAGACGCGAAGCGCGTCACTCGAGCGATCGAGCAGGCGATCGAGATCGTCAGTTAGCATGTCTGAACTCGCCTTCACCCCGCCGCTCGCGCTCGCCAGCCTCAGCGGCGAGGCCGACGCCGAGTGGGCCCGCGCCGGCGCCGAGTACGCCGAGGCCGCCTTCCTCGGCGGCATCGCCCTCGACGCGAACTCGAGAGCCGCCGCGCGCGAGCTCGTCGAACGCGACCGGAACGAGTTCCTGCCCCCGGAGCCGCTCGAGTTCATCGACCGACAACTCGCCGCCCTCGAGGACGTCCCGATTCAACCGGGGTTCAACGTCCGGAGCGCGACCCGCGAGCCGATCGCCGACGCGGCGCGAGTCTGTCGCGACCGGGGCGCCCTCCTCGAGATCAACGCCCACTGCCGGCAGGACGAACTCTGCGCGGTCGGCTGCGGCGAGACGCTGCTGCGCGATGCGGACCGCCTCGCTGCATATGTCGAAACGGCCGCCGAAACTGGCGCAACCGTCGGCGTCAAGGTCCGCGCCGAGGTGTCGGACGTCGACCTCCCGGCGCTCTCGCGGCGGCTCGAGGACGCGGGTGCGGCGTTCGTCCACGTCGACGCGATGGACTCCGAACCCGTGATCGCCGACGTCGTCGACGCGACCGACCTGTTCGTGATCGCCAACAACGGCGTCCGCGACGACGAGACCGTTCGGGAGTACGTCGACTACGGCGCCGACGCCGTCAGCGTCGGCCGGCCCAGCGACAACCCGGCGGTGCTCGAGCGCGTCCGTTCGGCGGTGGAGCGACGGCTCAGCGTCGAAGCGAGTCCCTAAGTCGAGTTCGACTCCCGTCCGGCCCGTAATTCAACCGGTAACCGCCGCGAATAATATCAATCCGGCAATAACTATTATCGGGTCGGCGTGGCTCTGTCCAGGGGATGACGGAACTCATCGAACGGACAGACGAGTACACGATCGAACTGGACGAGGAGCAGGGCGTCCCGATTTTCACGTACAACGCATTCGTCTCCGGAGAGGAACTCCGAGATATCGCCCGTACGTGGGCGGATTTCATCGCATCCGAAGACGCTGACCAGTACGTCGTCAACACCGAGTCGATCTCCGCACATGACGACGCCGACAAGCGCTGGCTCGCCGAAACGTGGATCCCGGATCTGATCGACCACGGTGTCCGCCACGGGGCCGGCGTCTACGCCGATTCGGCGATCGCGAGCATGGACATGGAAGAGATCGAAGGCCAGTTGAACGCGATCGATCCCGACTTCGAATACCGTATCTTCGGCTCGGACGACGACGCGCTCGAGTGGCTCGCGGCGCAGTAAGCAGGAAGCCGCGAGCACCGCGTTCCTCGATCGACCGCTCGAGAGGAAAGGACTAACGGGCGCGCTCGCTTGCATCCGAGCATGAGCCTCGACGATCTCAACGAGGAGATTCAGGCATCGTACTCCGAATTCGGCGACGAGCTGTCGATCGACCTCGACCGCGAGACGCGAAACGAACTCGCGCTGCTCGAGACCGCCCTCGATCCCGAGGAAACGGACGAACTCGTCCGGCGGGCGATCCACATGCTCTTTCAGTCGACCGTCGAGACGGGGAACCTCGATTTCCACCTGCGCTCGGCGTACGACGTGACCTACGACGAGTACCTCTCAGGAATGACCTTCGACCAGATGACCGGCGCCGATCAGTACCCGACGATGGACGACGAGCGCCGGTACCAGTTCTAACTGGCTGCTTACTCGGTCGGCCCCGGCTGGGGCGGTAATCGGACGGCTGCGATCCAGAACCGGACGAGCAGCCGCATCGTCCTGACGAACTCTTCTTTCTCTTCGTCGGCCGGATGCTCGACGACCGCGTTGGCCCGCCGGTCGTAGGCGCGCCGGACCGCCGTCGTGGGCGCCGTCGTCGGGAGACAGACGACGAGCGGAATTCGCGCGAGCGCCGCGTCGTCGGCGATCGTCTCGAGGACCGAGTCACCGTTCAGCAACGTCGAC
The DNA window shown above is from Halopiger xanaduensis SH-6 and carries:
- a CDS encoding HD domain-containing protein; protein product: MKVIKDSVHDHLQVEGVARDLLDTPPVQRLRGIRQLGTVSLVYPSANHTRFEHSLGVYHLACKALEQLNVEGAQAERVRAAALLHDVGHGPFSHNLEPLTHRRTGRYHDDVDHLIADGAVGDVLRDHDLEPERIAGLIAGEGRFGQLVSGELDVDRMDYLVRDAHHTGVPYGTIDHERLVRELTFVDGELVLDEGNVQAAESLLVARALMNPTVYSHSVARISKAMLRRAAERLLERTDTDAETLQRMDDADLIVALRSCEDTQEFSRRLDERDLFKRAVWAEIDDVPGGVIESDHGAVREFEREIAERAAVDQECVILDIPGRPSMTESTTRVMVNGDIRQLGQQSPLVEALRAAQYSQWRLGVYSPPEMRERVGRAAVDVLGLDIEGALVSEVRDGLDTTLDQFVDD
- the ligA gene encoding ATP-dependent DNA ligase LigA → MQFATFADRAAAIEAEPADLEIVAHVTDLLRDAEADLEIVARFVQGRVFPAWDSTTLDIGPSACYEAIARAAGTNVDADDVEDRLAETGEIGDVAASYDFGGQQGLGAFTGGDGGEDDLTVREVYETLCDLAAAEGSGSQDRKVDLLFGLFNRCSSEEARYLARLVLSEMRIGVGEGAVRDAVAEAFDVPEEEVERALQVSNDYGEVARIARDEGLEGLEAIDLEIGRPVQTMLAQAGTVTDALEEWDEAAVEWKYDGARIQLHHAPDDDTTRVFSRNMEEVTDALPEVLEYADETLEEPVILDGEVVAVDDDGGPLPFQEVLKRFRRKHDVEKAREEVTVRPVFFDCLHAGGEDLLEEPLTARHDRLRAVLAEDPDAVTETEDERDVEGLSLLWTTDDPDEIEAIDADALEAGHEGIMLKNPESTYSPGRRGKHWRKRKPDVETVDCVVTGAEWGEGRRANFLGTFELSVRDGDDLETVGKVATGITDEKLEELTELLEPHIAAEDGQDVDLEPAVVFEVGYEEIQTSPTYSSGYALRFPRFLAVRSDKEPEDADTLERVEALRS
- the cofD gene encoding 2-phospho-L-lactate transferase; this translates as MVTFLSGGTGTPKLLDGAGAVFSPEETTIVANTGDDIEIGGLFVSPDVDTLLFQGGGVLDRETWWGIAGDTHRTNSALMELADAAGLPEGPQYLPEDAQTAGRDIANWRRFSGIAEFMTIGDRDRAVHITRTSLLDQGHTLSEATQRLADAFDLSVDLLPMSDDPVASLVHTDEGMMHFQEYWVGRRGEPDVENVEFRGSSTAEPAPGVLEALEDTVVIGPSNPVTSIGPMLALPGVADSLAQTTVVAVSPFLGDEAFSGPAEDLMEAVNAEPSTEGLATAYPFADAYIVDEGDDVEFDRPTIQTDIKIDSPEDAKRVTRAIEQAIEIVS
- a CDS encoding tRNA-dihydrouridine synthase is translated as MSELAFTPPLALASLSGEADAEWARAGAEYAEAAFLGGIALDANSRAAARELVERDRNEFLPPEPLEFIDRQLAALEDVPIQPGFNVRSATREPIADAARVCRDRGALLEINAHCRQDELCAVGCGETLLRDADRLAAYVETAAETGATVGVKVRAEVSDVDLPALSRRLEDAGAAFVHVDAMDSEPVIADVVDATDLFVIANNGVRDDETVREYVDYGADAVSVGRPSDNPAVLERVRSAVERRLSVEASP